One Fusarium oxysporum f. sp. lycopersici 4287 chromosome 8, whole genome shotgun sequence genomic region harbors:
- a CDS encoding hypothetical protein (At least one base has a quality score < 10), which translates to MRSLLALTLATATSAFVIPEGLDAFNNWKDDLKQTLEDIPTRLRKHLDEATEQLSTEFTAAIHNRLQDEEVFLPADNVEDDESADIFGRTGGDFTDHTTYELIAKSNYTKKFFKLVQKHEKFGKLLNSTDANYTLFVPTDEAFEHIPHHHKDKPSDEFVEAVLNYHLGIGEYPASRILFTHTIPTTLKEPWLGDKPQRLRTSVGFSGVRLNLYSKVIAVNFKTKNGIIHAVNRILVPPPFIGKEISLFPAQFSTLLLAFEKTDFVKYIPPHTLLPEAFSVRIRQKIQDSE; encoded by the exons ATGAGGTCTCTTTTGGCTCTTACTTTGGCTACGGCCACTTCAGCCTTCGTGATTCCCGAGGGCTTGGACGCTTTCAATAACTGGAAGGATGATCTTAAGCAAACACTCGAAGATATTCCTACGCGTCTCCGCAAgcatcttgatgaagcgACCGAGCAGCTCTCCACTGAGTTCACAGCCGCAATTCACAACAGACTCCAGGATGAAGAGGTCTTCCTCCCCGCTGATAATGTAGAAGACGATGAGTCTGCGGATATCTTTGGCCGAACGGGCGGTGACTTTACCGATCATACGACTTATGAACTCATCGCCAAGAGCAACTACACcaagaagttcttcaagcttgTACAGAAGCATGAGAAATTCGGCAAGTTGTTGAACAGCACTGATGCGAACTACACGCTTTTTGTCCCGACTGATGAGGCGTTTGAGCAtattcctcatcatcataaGGATAAGCCTAGTGATGAATTCGTCGAGGCTGTTCTTAACTACCATCTTGGTATTGGCGAGTATCCTGCGTCACGAATCCTCTTCACGCATACTATTCCCACTACACTGAAGGAGCCTTGGCTTGGCGATAAGCCTCAGCGTCTTCGTACCAGCGTCGGATTCTCTGGTGTGAGGCTTAATCTGTACAGCAAGGTCATCGCCGTCAACTTC AAAACCAAGAATGGCATCATCCACGCCGTCAACAGAATCCTCGTCCCTCCTCCCTTCATCGGAAAAGAAATCAGCCTCTTCCCCGCCCAATTCTCAACCCTCCTGCTCGCCTTCGAAAAGACCGATTTCGTCAAGTACATCCCTCCACATACTCTACTTCCTGAGGCTTTCTCGGTCCGAATCCGACAAAAGATCCAAGACTCTGAATGA